Below is a genomic region from Medicago truncatula cultivar Jemalong A17 chromosome 3, MtrunA17r5.0-ANR, whole genome shotgun sequence.
actcatcacatccccatctgcaagaaagatcccctggatgtacaaagggcctacatcttggacttctacaaatcctacaacaagaagatcagcttgaaagatgtccctgaagagatgtatggtggtgatctgcctgtggccaaaggcagaaaatctaagaagaagcagatcaccaaggaagaatatctTGCTCAAGATGCTgctgagaagggtgctcagaagcatcagaaagctaagaaagaaaaatctgcaATGTCCACCATTCAGGAAGAAGTGGAAGATTTGGATAATGTCCCTCCTATCAAAAAGAGGACAAGGAGTGATctagaaacagcagaacagcctgcttctgaacaaactggttctgaacaagctgcttctgatcaagctgcttctgaaaagcctccaagtcccaaaaagaaaagagaagctgctcttcagaccatcaaaaggaagagatcttcaaggaatctgaagacagctgaaggacgaagggcagaaatgttgaaagaattggaagaaaactgggatgaagaatcaagccccaagaaggcaaaaaggactataactTCTGAGAcaatagtcatgcccagttttgaaatgactgaagaattAAAGCAGTACGCTAGGGagtattctgcatccaagatagcagaaagaAAAAGGATGAAGGAGTtttatgagaaagaaagggatgagcgtctcaaggctgcagggtatgtgcctactcctgtcattgctgctttagcatctgagttagagcaagaaacagttaagtatggagcaactctgctttcacaagctttgaagaacaagcaagcttcaggagccacATCATCAGATCCTTCTACAAATGCTCCAGAAGCACCTCAGTCAGAACCTCtttcttcaggtaatccatctaaagctccaactaatactcagtctccttctctaccctcttcaccctcttcatcatcaactgaatcagatgaccaaccccttagccaacacatagacaaacttctaaaaaccaaacccaccaaactaacagaatttggaacaatTGACTATGAaagtactcaaatagaattttccaaaaataggattaaactgtgtgagaaattcaatttacctactactcatccactatatccagatattccagaacctgttagtatacaacaacctgaacctaaccaaacaaacccacaaaatgaccaaactccacaaagagcctctgaagtagtttcagaagcaactacttcagaaaccccccaacaacaagaatcctcatcccttcacaatttagaaaaacacttaggtggtgaaatgcaaccaacaccaacaaaggcctctaagacagtccctggaaagactgtattagaaaaccaacaaacagaaaccatccctgagcaaactgttcctgaacaaactgttcctgaacaagttgcttctgaacaagttacTCCTGACCAGCAAACAACTTCTGAACAAATAgcctctgaccaaacaacagaaccagaacaacaaccagagccaccaataatagacttaacctctgaccaaccttccacatcaaattcaactcaaactcaaccCTCACCCATCCCTGACAGTATCCTTGAgactgagtatatagaggaacaactgatcagacttagtgatgagattcaggcactgattcttcgcagaacagttcctgtacctcctattcactattatgatcagtggatggatctggaGAAGAGCTTTGTTGATCTGATGAGTCAGCtcagaactaaatgtgtgtcatctcactctgctatgctgaagaagctattggatgatatgcatgaagcagctaaggagaaagagctgaactttgtgcctctgctggacatcactcctttctatccagaggaagagtacatcacaagggctgctagaattcaggctgggtataaaagaagaatgagggaaaaggatgagctacttcagaagaaggatgatcagatcaagtatctcttagaacagttgtataagcaagcccaaccttagttgcacacccaacactagcttgtttttttacttttgttcttagtagctttgtctttgtatcttaatctttctttatatatattatcattgtttctgatcTTGTGtctttcaccttcaatatgttttgctCTGAAAtcctatttttttaaggtttatatgtttattcgtttgttttatttgctctgatactctttcttttgtttttattctttttgttgatgacaaaagggggagtaaatgtatagtattttaaggcactgagccctactataaccacttctaaattttttttttaatacttctgatttgattttttttatgagtattttattgaaatttaattaataagaatagaactcagggggagcttacaaacctcaccttaaagatctattagactcaggggagcttacaaacctctatcccagtagtcaacttattaattagatcaacaacaattgaacattttaaatactattgtttgtcatcatcaaaaagggggagattgttggaacaaaatgtgtttcacaatgaaccttattaagttttgatgataacaaggtattaaaaattgtcaattggttattactaattattgttcaagtgtacaggaccaaaggctactcaagttatttcaataggtcttggaagaacaatggaaagaaaaagaaattctgagcatctgaagaaaactgctcctgaagctgaagtgcttctgaagtaatgacgtcatcagaagcagaaggtcttcagaagcaaaagttttcatcagaagcaatatcttcaccagaagctacgttttatcctttaatcaaactgaagattcaaagtagctgattctcaattcagtcttatccaagaagaacgaagaattgaaagggaggtatcaacggatatatggatagcactgagcacttgtctctcgttaatagagttgacaaagtacaagtgtacaaccactacctccactactctgttttctgtctacgctacaagacaaaacaacagccatgcctgcagaatttgtacactcaagatgggaatgaatttgaagcttattcttcaaaggactacacccaaatcaggcaaaggatcactggtggataatcaaaggatttcaaacgactctttagacgtgctgattatctcaacgtctctttcacgcctctatataaaggagtgaagacttgaagattaaagagatacataagttcaaaagcgccaaaactctgtcaatttgattctaaaaagtacactgaatttctgcactgatttgatacatcttagaaattcaaagtctagagtcttttctgtattgtattgtgaacaccactgattgtatatcaagtgttcaattcaaactcaattctctgtatttttgtttgattagaagtctcttgcctgcgtgcttgagcattagaagtctcttgcttagtgcttgagcattggaagactcttgcttgtgtgcttgagcatttttttgtgaagtctcatacttagaaagtactgagcagttgtaatctttgtgattatagtgaaatctccttggaagtgcaagggggactggactacttccgtgttgtggaaggaactaggataactgcttgtgtctttgtctttcttttctctgctctgttcttttccgctgcaatctgactctgatcatttcatcagaagcaatcaaactgcttctgaagttttatcagaagaaatatttttttttaagagaaaaagaaaacacaattcaacccccccttcttgtgtttttcaccttcaaagaGGTTGTTGGTTTCCAACAAGAAGACGGACAAAATCTCTACGCACAAATTTTTAGAAATGGAGATTGCATTGCCTTTCACAGATGGTCTTAACCCAACAACCCATATGCTTTTAGATGCATCATCATGAGGTACGATGATGAAAAAAACTGCACTAGAAAACCGAGAGTTAATTAACAAGATGTCCTTGAACGAGTGTCACCCTCAAAGCGAGACTAGGGGTGTGGTGAAGAATCATGGAGTTCTAAGTTTTGAATTAAATGATGCCTTTCTACCAAGCAACAAACTTTGTAGTGAAAAGATCGAAGCACTAGCTAAGAGGTTGGAAACACAAGAAGAAGCAAAGCTCTCAATCAACAGTGGATGATACGACATTTGTGAGCAAACTCATGAAGTGCATGTCTTCCAGCAAGTTTGGGGTTATCCGAAGATCAAGTCAAGTATATGGTTGCCTTTACAAGGCAACAAAGAAGTTCTTActccaatactttttttttgagttgAATTTGTAACTAGAATgggaaaagaaagagaaagactCAATTTCACATTGTTGAGATGAACCAACCGGAATTgaatacaaaataataatatatgttgaATTGTATTAGTAATTAAATTGCTGAGATGTGATGCAAGGAAAGAGTCGGAACTGAAATATggggagaagaaagagaaagaataatCCCATGTATAGAGAAAGGAGAGACCACATAAAAATTTGAACCGTTAAGATTGATCTAAAGGCTGTGGTTTAACCCTCTCACAGTAAaactcctctcacttgatatgccttttatatatatataatataggaatttaacaaaataaattatgttataaaattaGAAAGTAATAAAAACATACAAATAAATGATTTGGATGATAAAATCAAAGTATATATGAATTATTTGATGAGATGTTAATGCTAGATAGGAAAATgagttttgtaaaaataaaacataaaatgttAATATGGAAGTGAACACATGCATAAAcaattgtcttttttattttttatttttattgaattacataatatgaattattttatttttttgcgcAAACCAGGTATCCTTCGCGCATATAACTTTAGAGATTAATCCCTCAAGCCTTTTGTGATCCAAATGGACAACAAATTTTTCGAAGATTTTTAGCGTTGCTGCATATCAAGGTTGTATTCACACATATGACATTGGTTAAACTAGAAGAGACTCATGTCATCTCTTCCCTCGAGCCTTGTGTGACCCAAATGGACAACAAATCTTTCTAGTGTTGCTGCATGTCAAGGTTGTATTCATACATATGACATTGGTTAAACTAGAAGAGACTTATGTCATATGCCATTGCAATCTTGAATAGTGACATATGGAACATACCAAATGATAATATTATGCCTTCTTTGTTTCTGACATATCAACATCTTCCTTCCCATTTGAAAAGATGTTTTGCCTATTGCTCGATTTTTCCAAAGGGCTATCCCTTTAATAGgaagaaattgattttgttgtggATGGCAGAAGGCTTCCTCGAACATTCTATGGTTGGAAAAGCAGTAGAGGAGGTTGGTGATGACTACTTCAATGAATTGTTGTCAAGATCCTTAATTGAACGATCAAATGATGATATTGTTAAAGAAAAGTTTGTTAtgcatgatgttgtctatgatcTAGCAACAATTGCATCTGGGAAAAGTTGTTGCAGGTTTGGATCTGGTGGTAGAATCTCTGAAGATGTTCACCATGTTACATACAACCAAGAGGAGTATGACATTTTCAATAAGTTTGAGACATTCTTCGATTTCAAATGCTTGCGAAGTTTCCTACCCATTGGTTCTAGGTTGCAAGAATCTTACTTATCATGTAAAgtgattgatgatttgataccTTCAATTAAAAGGTTGCGTATGTTATCCTTATCAAATTATAACATCACGGTGCTACCAAATTCAATTAATAAGTTGGTGCAACTGCGGTATCTGAATCTCTCCCACACTGACATCAAATGCTTGCCAGATACAACATGTGACCTTTACTATTTGCAAACTTTACTTTTATCAGGGTGCTGGAAACTCATTGAATTGCCGATACATGTTGGAAAGTTGATAAATTTGCGTCACCTAGATATTAGCTATACAAAGATAAAGAAGATGCCAATGCAAATTGTCAGACTAGAAAACCTTCAAACACTAACTGTTTTTCTAGTGGGCAAGCAAAAAGTTGGGTTAAGTATCAGAGAGCTTGGGAAGTTTCCTAACCTACGGGGAAAACTTTGCATCAAGAACCTACAGAATGCCATTGATGTGAGTGAGGCGTGTGATGCCAACTTAAAGCACAAAGTACACCTTGAGGAATTAGAAGTATACTGGGATCAACAAACTGAAGAATCGCCAACAAATGAAGTTATTCTTAATGAGTTACAACCATCAATAAACTTGAAGAAATTGAGCATTAAATTCTATGGTGGGATAAGCTTTCCAAGTTGGTTGGGGGATTGTTCGTTTTCTAACATGGTGTACCTTTCCATCAAATCTTGTGAGTATTGCATAACACTTCCTCCACTAGGACAAGTACCTTTTCTCAAAGAGTTGAAGATCGATGGTATGAGTAGAGTGGAAACAATTGGCCCAGAGTTCTATGGCATGACAGGGGGAAGTACTAATTCCCCGTTCCAACCATTTCCATCTCTTGAGAAGCTAGAATTTAATAGTATGCCTAGTTGGAGGGAATGGATTTCCTTCAGAGGCAGCAAGTTTCCTTTTCCTCGTCTTAAAACTCTGATGCTTAGGGACTGTACTGAACTGAGGGGACATTTGCCTAGTCATCTTCCTTCCATAGAGAAAATTACAATACTTTGGTGTAATCATTTTCCGGCTACACTATCTACTCTGCATTGGCTTTCCTCAGTTAAATCTTTAGATTTGATGTGTCAAGGTTCCCCTGAATTGTCGTTGCTTGGAAATGATTCTCCATGTCATCTGCAGGTTTCAACAATATTTGGCTTTAACAAACTACTATCTCTTCCTAACATGTTTATGAGCTCCACTTGTCTTCAACACTTGGATCTCATTTATATTTCCTCTCTCACTGCATTTCCAGCAAATGGTCTTCCCACTTCGTTGCAGTCACTTCGTATAGATGAGTGTCAGAATTTAGCATTCTTGCGTCCTGAAACATGGAGCAATTACACATCACTTGTGACTTTAgagttaaaaaattgttgtgaTTCACTTACCTCCTTTCAACTGAATGGTTTTCCTGTGCTCCAAATTCTTTCCATTGAAGGCTGTAGCAGTCTTAAGTCCATTTTTATTTCAGAAAAAAATAGCTCCCTCTCCCTGTCTACTCTCCAATCACTCAAGGTCAGTAACTGTAAATCCCTTAGATCACTGCCACAACGGATGGACACTCTCTTTGTTCTTAAAAGCTTGACTCTAGACAAGTTATCGTTATGTTGCGAAGTAGCTTGTCTCCCTCCCAAGTTACAATTTATGCATATTGAATCCCTGGGGTTAGCTACACCTGTGACTGAATGGGGTTTCCAAAGCCTTTGTTTCTTGTCTGATTTACATATTGGAGGTGATAATATTGTTAACACCTTGCTGAAAAAGAAATTGCTGCCCCCTTTACTTGTGTCTTTGACAATAACTAATCTCACTGAAATGATGCGGTTAAAAGGAAATAGGCTTCAACACATCTCCACTCTGAAAAATCTCTCATTTAAATGTTGTTCAACGCTTGAGACATGTAAAgacttttttccttcttttctgAAATCACTTGTCTTTATAAATTGTCCAAAACTTATGTCGTTGCCGGATATGTTTCCTTCCTCTTTGGAAACACTGGAATTTGATGATTGTCCAAGACTTGGGTTACTGCCAAGGTCTGGGTTTCCTTCCTCTCTTAAGTTACTGAGCATTAGCCACTGTCCGCTGTTAAAATCAAGGTATGCCACTAAGAGAAATGATCATTTGTCCAAGATCTCTCACATCCCTGTCGTAAAAATAAATGGTATAGTGACAATATGAGCCATCGGAAAGGAAGAATCTCTCTTCCATTTCaggtatgtttttcttttatgtaaTCGTCCAAGAaggattcaaaattttaaaaaatttgagatATGTAATATAGTCAATTTTCATTGTTATTTATGACGTAGACCAGGTTTACATATAATTTACACACTTAATAAAATAGGAGTGTTGGCCGTTACTTGGGATTTTCAAATCATCTGACGGGTCCAAGATTTTTGACATTCTAGACAAAACCGATGATCAATCTTTGGATAAGTTAATGATATTATGAGTTAAACTCTGATTAGTGGGACCATTCTTCTGTTCCCAAGAGTAAACTTCAAAAGTTTAGTGACTTGGACAATTTATCTTGTGTTGtctgcaattttgttttataaaaccTAGTTATTGCATCAATTTTGCAGAAGAAACCAGGTTTGGAATCACATCTCTTTCATTAATCTAAGCcgttttaatttgtttacttCAGGTGGGAAAATATCGTTGATCCTAAAAGTACTATCGAGTTACATTATCAGATCTGTGTAGATTATTCAACAAATGTAGACAGTGTTTTATTACGCATAATCAGACCTACAAGGCATCCTGATGTTTCAGCATCATTTGCTTTAAGTATGTATAGTTCTGAAGAAAAATTATCCTTCAACAGATTTTTGTCAGGTTAGAAGATACAACTAGACCCCTTACTGGTATTTTCATATGCATGATGAAGTTATAGATTTACTGGATGCTTTAATTTTAGACATTGATCAAAAAATGTTCCAATCTTGCAGTGTGAAGCCAGGTTGGGGAATCCAGATTAATAGTAAGGTGGCTGAGGCTCCATATTATCAAGTCAACCCTGCTTGGTCACTGTCGTTTGAGCTTGTGTCAATGGACTTCTCAGAGATGTAGAAATTGAGGTATAAATTCATTCTTTAGATGCTGATTCGTTCtgggtgttttttttctttcacttgaATCATGTCCTATATTTAGTAAAGGTAACCTGCGAGGTTTGATGGGTATAATCGTTTATTATAATTGCTAAAGTAGGAAAGTAGTTTGTTTCTGTAAGTGTACAAATTCGGACTATGAACATGAGTTATAGCAAGACAGAATATGAGGCCAGCTGGTTAGCTGATACTTATGTCatgtatatcttttttttgttaaaatcactTGATGGGTCTGCAGGCCTCTATTCCGCAATTTTCAACAAGTAAATAATAGCTAAAAGTAGAAGTAGAAATAAATGGAATAAgtataagtaaaataataagaGTCTACATTGATTATTGGTTCAAAGCAATGTCAACTTATTTGAGTAAAATATATCCATCCCAAGGTAATATCTTCAATGTCTATTTATATAAC
It encodes:
- the LOC120579496 gene encoding putative disease resistance RPP13-like protein 1; the protein is MAEGFLEHSMVGKAVEEVGDDYFNELLSRSLIERSNDDIVKEKFVMHDVVYDLATIASGKSCCRFGSGGRISEDVHHVTYNQEEYDIFNKFETFFDFKCLRSFLPIGSRLQESYLSCKVIDDLIPSIKRLRMLSLSNYNITVLPNSINKLVQLRYLNLSHTDIKCLPDTTCDLYYLQTLLLSGCWKLIELPIHVGKLINLRHLDISYTKIKKMPMQIVRLENLQTLTVFLVGKQKVGLSIRELGKFPNLRGKLCIKNLQNAIDVSEACDANLKHKVHLEELEVYWDQQTEESPTNEVILNELQPSINLKKLSIKFYGGISFPSWLGDCSFSNMVYLSIKSCEYCITLPPLGQVPFLKELKIDGMSRVETIGPEFYGMTGGSTNSPFQPFPSLEKLEFNSMPSWREWISFRGSKFPFPRLKTLMLRDCTELRGHLPSHLPSIEKITILWCNHFPATLSTLHWLSSVKSLDLMCQGSPELSLLGNDSPCHLQVSTIFGFNKLLSLPNMFMSSTCLQHLDLIYISSLTAFPANGLPTSLQSLRIDECQNLAFLRPETWSNYTSLVTLELKNCCDSLTSFQLNGFPVLQILSIEGCSSLKSIFISEKNSSLSLSTLQSLKVSNCKSLRSLPQRMDTLFVLKSLTLDKLSLCCEVACLPPKLQFMHIESLGLATPVTEWGFQSLCFLSDLHIGGDNIVNTLLKKKLLPPLLVSLTITNLTEMMRLKGNRLQHISTLKNLSFKCCSTLETCKDFFPSFLKSLVFINCPKLMSLPDMFPSSLETLEFDDCPRLGLLPRSGFPSSLKLLSISHCPLLKSRWENIVDPKSTIELHYQICVDYSTNVDSVLLRIIRPTRHPDVSASFALSMYSSEEKLSFNRFLSDIDQKMFQSCSVKPGWGIQINSKVAEAPYYQVNPAWSLSFELVSMDFSEM